DNA sequence from the Manihot esculenta cultivar AM560-2 chromosome 11, M.esculenta_v8, whole genome shotgun sequence genome:
ATGTGTTTAATTCTAAACATGCCACTCTGACACTTTTTCCCTTTAATAATGCCACTGTAGCCCTCACAtggaatcttgaagatttgatgcCTCCAAGCGAGAAGCTCATATTCAATTTCAATTCGAAGGAAGAGCTAAAAAACTGGCATTTATATTCAGATTCTGAGTATGGAGGTTtgtatattttcaatttaagtGTCTCTTTTGCTTGACTATTCATcatttaagaaataaattagaaaaagcaagaaaatttTCCATTTGATTTTCTCTAGCCCCTTATTTAAGTATATTTGTTTTCAGTTACTATGGTCAGTACGATGCTATTTAAGCAGTAAATTCCCAAGGGAATGACAAATTCAAGGAGTAAATTGTTAAGCTTATTTTAtccaagaaaagaaaataagtatCTTACATGCAATAAAATTTTCCCAGAGACTAATATACTGTTCAATGTTTAGTAATTTCTTTATTCATTTAGGTTTATCCTCAGCTTCCTTGGAGATCACAGATGCTGGAAATGGACTAAAGGGTATTGATCTATTCACTTTCTAACAATATACTTCTATAATTGTTATAGAGTGAGACTCTTTTTTCCCCTTATTTGATGTCAGCTTTTGAATTCATATGAATGCTTACAAGTAAATTTCTTCATGcaacaaaaaatgaaaaagttgAAATGGAAAAGGAAGTTGTCTTCTCAATACTGTTGATGGTACGTGTGAAAGTTGACCTTTGAACTAAAATTGttgactaaaaattaaattcaagtaGTAGTAGCATTCATAATATTTACAAAGTTATGCATATCATATTTATATTCTTTTGTAAAATGATCTCATTCTctacatattatattttttcttaaaatgcaTCCCTCTTCCTTTTCTGTTATCGTTCAACTCCTTTTTGGCTTTGTTTTGTTTATGTCTTGTATGCTTGCATCACTTACTAAAAACTGATGCTTTCTCCCAAAATATcaatataatagttaatttcaaCTCTTCCAAATGAGAACTTCATGAAtcctttatatttttgtttatttattaaatcTACTCTTTATTCGTATctgttattattaaattttcggTATCTCAATTCAAAATCTTGatcactttttatttatttcagggGTTTTCTCAGGGAATCTATCATTGGAGGTTTCTCAGGACTCAAAGTGGAATATAAGTAGAAGCGGTTTCTGCGGAATGCGATCCAAGAAGGTGAACAGTATTTTTACAAACTAATAGGGCATACAAAACAAGAGTCTGAATGTGGAAGTAGCATTTAGTAGTTCATTGGATATCACTTTTTGGTATTGGGGATCAAATTAGATGTAGAACAAATTTGTCTTGGCATTGGCTTCTATGAGACCCCCATCTTTCACTACTCTCCTATCTCATTAGTGGTTATTGTTATAAAGCAGTATAAAGCTTATCAATCTGTGTCTTCTGCAGTTTGATGGCTTTATTGATCTAGATGCATATGATACAATAGCTCTAAAGCTTAAAGGTGACGGAAGATGCTACATATCCACTGTGAgttcttcttttcttccttcATGTAATGAAAAAGAGGGTATAAAGTGGAGCTCATATTGCCATTGTTATGGCCCTTATTTTTAAATGTCTTTAACGGTTGCTGCGGGTAATACAAAACTTCATCAAATTCTGATGATGCAGATTTATACGGAGAATTGGGTAAATTCACCAGGACAAATGGAAGACAATTCCTGGCAAGCTTTTGTTTCTGTACCCAAAGACAACTGGTATATTGCAAAGGTAAGATTATTTCAATTCAGGATCTTATGTGAAGACATGATGTTAAATATTGGTCCCATCACATGGAACCCTGCATTAGCTGCACTTATGAAGCTTCCACTCGTTAAATGTGAAAATTCATTGTTATTAGCTGCACAAGGCATGATGCAATGAAATTAGTGCTTACAAACTCTTCTCATGCACTAATCTATATTTGGCTGGCTTTGGCAATTTGTTTCCAAATAAACAGTGATGTGTAAGGGTAAATCATTGCCATCAGTCGCATGATGTGGCATTGATATTGTTGATAAAATAGAATAGGTCCACCTGCCTCTATTCAAAAAGGCATTTTGTGAGAGGAGGATTGCTCAAGTCGTATGTGAATTATTTAACCAATACCCTGCATTGTGGGACTTACAAACACCTCTCGTGCCCAAGACTGTACACCTGGAGCATGCAGTTGGCAAGATTGGACTTTTGTGGGTAACCCAACATCAAAACTAAGTTGATATTCTGTCAATAAAATAGATTGGACCTAATAACCTTCTCAAAAGGGACCTCGTGGGAGAAGGATTGCGCAAGGTATATTGAAACATTTTCGCCCAATACCCAATCAATGTGAGACTTAACAGATATTGTGAAGTAAATGCCTTAACTCTGCATGAAAATGAAGGATTATTTATGCATTGATGTAATGGACAAGGGTGTCTGTTAATGTACAAAATTTAATGTGAAAAAAAATATGCTAGAGCTAAAATTTCTACCATTGGCAGAATTAAAAGTGAGAGGCTAGTTGGCTGGATTTTGTTTTCAAATGATTTTTAGTTCATTAATTTGTTCATAAAATGGATTTTGTGTATAAATTAAAGATGCTCTGCTTAAGTTGCCTATGCTTTACTTTGtagtattgtggattgagaatAGAGAGCTACTGTCgctttgataataaaaaaacatgTTTCTCGAGCATCTATATgtggtttttcttcaaaagaGAGTAACATTTTTGTTAGTAACTGATACCAATAATCTTTCAGATTCCTCTTGCTCGATATTTGCCAACGTGGAGAGGAAATGTGATAGATGCAAAGTTGGAAATGAATCAATCGCGCATTCTGGGCATGTCCCTATCTGTTAATGCAGGTGGTGGCATCCCTGGTACCAGATCAGGACCAGGTGATTTCAATGTTGAAATCGATTGGATCAAAGCCTTGAGAACCCAGTGAGTCTCTGTGAAACTTTATCCTTGTACTGCCTCTCCCAAAGCTACAGTTAAGCTCTTTTTGGGCTATCGACATTGTTGTCATGAAATGCCTCCCAAAATGTTGTGTTGGGGCCCGGGAGGATTGAGGAGCAGTCGTCATGAATGTGTTCTTGAATCTGTCTCCAACAACAAAGGTTATAGTACTTTAATTGGGTCAAGTACTTGTCCTTACATCAGGAAATTTTGATTCATTATTATAATATCTTGGAGCTAAATGGCATTTTATGCTAGTGTTGTTCAGGCACCCTCATCTTTCAGATACGGTTATGTTTGGCTGTTTGCCTTTGATGATCAAAACTTCCAAGGACTTCCAGTTTCTTACATTCTGTTGCCCCTTTGGTTTAAATTCTAGTTCTGCCTTTAGTCCTACAGCCATTTTGCAGCTTGGCCAAGGTTTAAAGTTCCCAATGATGGCCATGGTTGAAAAGATCTAATCAAGTGGGgttcatgatttaattcttgaTACGGAAAATTTGGGAGATATATTTGTAGGGAGACATGAAAAGGACCTTTCATATTGTGCACTTAATCAATCAGAACCCTTTCGTTATCAACTGTCATTATTCTTTACAACAAGAAATACAGTTAATGTCCATCTCTCTTCGCAATCTAACTATTTGCAAGTGGGCAGTTGTTAAAAGAGTCAAAGCTACTGCTAAATAGCTGGATGCTGCAAAGCCCACTAGCATAACCATAGGCAATGGTAAAAAATGAGATCATGCTCTAGAATTAACAATGCAAATGAAGTGCAACTTGTGTTCATTCAAAGCCAAGTGGggagaaattaaaagaaaagaacattCAGGTTTTGAATAAAAAGACAATGAGTCTGGATGCTGGAGCCACTTGCAGCAAGTTCCCCAGTTGCTGCTAGTTGCAAAACTGGAATCTATTATTAGCATATTTATTGCATAATAGATATTTTTGACGTTTGCAGAGAAGAGTACCTAAGGCAGGAGACTTTACAGCTTGAATCCATCAAACGCAGCAGTACATAGCTTCATTCATGGAAAggtcaaaaatgaaaaataaaaaataaaaaataattatttaattcttatgtaaaatactaaatttaaagaatacactaaaatattattaacgatttaaaaaatttactcgttagctttttatttcttttaattaaatattttattatttaatttatataatttaaaaaaatttattagttaatttttatatttataaaaattatattaataaaatatttaaaaaaattttaatagataaattaattatgaattttaggatgttaaaaatattttaatatattttttaaaataaaatgatatgagttttttataatatacagttaaataataatttttttaaaagaagaatGGAAaaaaagggagagagagagagagagagagagagagagagagagagagagagagagagagagagagagagagagagagagagagagagagagagagagagagcagcagCTACTTTTGTTGCTGGGTTGTTAAATTCCTACTTGGATGGATTTGGTTTTTGATGGTCATGTCACAGCCACTAGAATGAAAAGAAGGCCCACACATTTTTGGGTTTGGGAAATTGATGGCTGACGTGGACAAATAGTTTCTAAAATATCTATCTGCGTCATCTCTCTCTCTTGAAGTTGAAGTTGAGCCAGCTACTGGCCTGCAATTGCTGACCAGATGACTCCAACAACTAGCCAAATTGTGTGGCTGCCTTGTCGGTTCTAAGCTGATCTTTATCTTTGGCTTTCCACTTTCTCCTCTATTTGCAGATTGTTTCAAAGCCATTTGCTGCTCAAGCAGAATGCAAAAtccaaattcaatttaatataataaaaataataatgggAATTTAAAGTTCCATTATCTTTTACAGAGAGGAGAAATTGGGAGATTATGGTCCTAAAGTGTACAAAAGCCACGTGATTTGGAGCTCATTGTAATAAACTGTGGCTCAAGTTCACATCACTTGAACCAGTCTGTGTTTGCCTGTCACAGatactaataaataatttatttatttattttaaattacaaatttaaataattttttaaaacattctAAGAATTaatgtatatatttattaaattatctatattaaatataattcaatATTGTTTTTTGCGTTGTCTAAAAAGATCAATCACAACACGTTTCAAACAAGTTTTGTATTTTTGATTTGGTATAAATATTTGATttgcaatattaaattaataataaatatataattattttataaaattattaatttcgtcattatttttacatatttttccttttgtaaaagtagaaaaaattactatttaattcttgaaatttaatataattaatacttttatttctctattttggcgacccgaTACTTAAATTtctcactttctctttcatCTAAATTCGGAGTCCTTTCGTCCATTTAAATCGTTTAGTCAAATAGTTAAAAGTGagatatgataatttttttcaaaaatatccttctttcaatgtgaaatttcagaagaaaaaaaagaaattgcagaaagagtagaaagaagaaaaaaaaagaagacgatggttaattttgtcaattcacgtgttccaaacggctattttgaacGAAAAGACTatgaatttagataaaaaaaaaagtgatgaCTTAAgtattaaattatcaaaatagaGAGATAGTagtgttaattatattaaatcttgttgactaaaaaataattttttctaaaagtaATTTATATGGAATCACAATAATAgacaaataatatataatattctctCTAGTCACCTCTTCTTCCTCCTTTAAATCTGTACCGTCCACGAAAAACTTGACCTCATCTTTCAGATATTTTTTTAACACGTTCTTACAATTTATAAACATTATTTTCTAAGAAACTATATAAATGCACCCGTTTCTGGAGAGTTCTTGAGCCTTAGCGTTTTGGGAAGCAAAGGCCAGAGGAGAGCAAGCAACCTAcgctttcttttcttattctctctctcttcaaCAGTTGCCGTCAGGGAAACTGCTGCTAAGGCTCCATGCAGTatctttgatttttctttcaTATTTGGTGATTCGTGTACATGGGTTCTGTGTTTTAGCTTCTGGGTTGGTGTAATTTGTCGACaagaaagaatttttttttgcgAGGAAGAATGGCAGATGGAGAAGATAAAAGCAAAAGCAAAGATTTCTATCAAGTTTTGGGATTGGATAAGGAATGCACAGCAACAGAGCTTAGAAATGCTTATAAGAAACTTGCTCTGGTTAGACCTTAACTGCCCTTCCTTGTTTATTTATCCCCTGTTTCTTCACATCACACTTAAATCATCTGGGTCTttctccaattttttttttttttaaaaaaagcttGTAAGTTAcctttttttaacaaataattaaaataatttatgggGTTTGATATTGTATTTTAGAAACCGAAAAAGCAAGTTAATTTTGTTTAGGAGTTGGTTGGTTGGTGTGCTAAGGAAATATACTTTCTGGGAAGAAGTAAAAATTTTCTTGGAAAATTTAACGTTATAGTAAAAGAGATTTGTGTTTGTTTGGGATAGAGATGGCACCCAGATCGCTGTTCACCTTCGGGGAATTCAGAGTTTGTAGAAGAAGCGAAACAGAACTTTCAGGCAATACAACAAGCCTACTCTGGTAATTTCTCTGAAAATCCCTTttcttgtctttttttttttttttgcaaaatagATATGTTCTTCCATTAGACGGCATTTCTCCAAGTTGCCAACTTGCATTATTGAAGGGAAAAATAGAAATTAGTTTCCTTTTAATATTTGCATGTGATTATTGGGCTATTGCAAGAGATTCTGCTCTggctttttatgaaaaaaaaaactttaatgaCTCTGTTCTGTTCTTATGTACAGTTCTCTCTGACACCAACAAGAGGTTTCTGTACGATGTTG
Encoded proteins:
- the LOC110626551 gene encoding probable complex I intermediate-associated protein 30 codes for the protein MSRFRALWQASLNATKKALTWNLEDLMPPSEKLIFNFNSKEELKNWHLYSDSEYGGLSSASLEITDAGNGLKGVFSGNLSLEVSQDSKWNISRSGFCGMRSKKFDGFIDLDAYDTIALKLKGDGRCYISTIYTENWVNSPGQMEDNSWQAFVSVPKDNWYIAKIPLARYLPTWRGNVIDAKLEMNQSRILGMSLSVNAGGGIPGTRSGPGDFNVEIDWIKALRTQ